The following DNA comes from Candidatus Methanosuratincola sp..
TCCTCATGCCTTGGGTGATTCGCTCCGGCATTATGGCCCGTGTCTGATCTTCAATGGATGAGGAATCGTCTCGGAAGCCGCTTTCTGTCGGTCTTCCCACCACTGCCATAGTTAAGTGCTTCTTTCTGAAAAATCTAAACCAGCGTTTAAAAACTCTGATGGCTAAACAATTTAGTATGCCCGACGTGAAGCATGCAAAAGACCCCTTGAAAACTCTCGGTGCACCGTTAGTCGAGTCGGCCATAAACGACATGCTCGGCGCGAGGATAAAATCCGTAACCGCAAGGCGCGCCATTCGTAGCTTTTCACGGAAGTGGAAGGACTATTCGAGGGCCGCCCTCATGGTGATGGCCTGCAAGGCTGTCGGAGGATCCCCAGAGATGGTCTCGCCTGCGGCAAAAGCGCTTATACTCTCCGGTGCTGCATTTGATCTCCACGACGACATAGTCGACAATTCGTACGTCAGGACGGAAAAGAACAGAAAGACTACGATGGGGTTGTTCGGCAGAGAGGTGACGCTTCTCATCGGGGATGCCTTTCTTATAGAGGGGTTATCCCAACTCTATGAGCTCAGGGAAACGATGCCTTACGACAGAGTGAATTTAGTCATAAAGACTATAAAAGATGGGCTTTACGAACTCGGCTCAGCAGAGGTGGACGAGCTCAGGCTCGTTAGGAACTTCAATGTGACGGCGAATCAATACCTAAGGATAGTGAGGATGAAGGCCGCTGATGTAGAGTCTTACACCAGAGTTGGTGCGATAATCGGGGGAGGAACCGAAGATGAGATTGACACACTAGGGGAGTTCGGCAGGCTCCTGGGCATGCTTGTGATTCTCAGGGATGACATAAATGACACATTCAACGACAAATCTGAACTAGTCTCTCGGGTAACCAAAGAAAGCCTGCCGTTGCCAATCATATACTCATTAAATGATAAAAGAGTGCTGAAGAAACTTAATTCACTTATTGAAGACAATTCGGCAGAGAACATCCAGGGACTTTTGGACCTGGTAGACGAGAACAAGGGCTTCGAAAGGACCAAGGCCCTGATGGAGGATTACGTATCTAAATCCAAGGCGCTCCTTAGCAGAATCAAAGATCCTAAGGAACTCCTATCCCTTTTCAACTATTAACCAGGAACCCACAGTCTTACGGGAGTCGGGTTATAACTCTTCATTTTTTTCCCTCCATTTTTTGTTTTTCTTTATTTTTTCACTTTTTCTTAACCAGGAACCCACAGTCTTACGGGAGTCGGGTTATAACTCTTCATTTTTTTAATCACCCACAATTGTTATGTTTGTTTTTCAGTTATACAATTATACAGCAATCTAACTTAAAAAGTTTTCGTATTCGTAAAGCTCAGGGATATTGAATTGCAAGTCTTAAATACCCCATGAATTAAACCCTGTTAACGATGCCTGTACTAAAGTCCTTGGGGAGGTCCCTGAAGCAAGGGGCGGAGGTCCTGAACGCAAACAAAGCTACGTCTGCCTATGTTAGCTTGTCGTTGGCTTCGGTCTACCAAATAGTGACCTTTCACTCCTTCATATCCCAGGCCATCGGATCAGAATATTATTACACTTTCCTGTCGGCTTTGTTCTTGGTCTCTATGCTTTCCATGTTCCTAGGGGCCGTAGCGCGAGAAAAAATCCAAAAAGAGATCCATTTGATCTGGAACTTTCTAGGGGTGCTGTTTGCCGCATCGATACTTCTAAGATTAGAGGGCATGCCTGGGCTGATCGTATACTCAATTCTAGGCGGTGTTGCTGCGGGCCTGTGTATCCCTGACGTGGTCTGTCATCTGTTCGAGATTACTAACTTCGAGAACAGGGGTGCAGTATCGGGACTTTTTATATTTTCAATATACGTCATCATATTCTTCTCATCAACGATTATCTCTTCGGTCAATGATTTGGCAATATTCATTTTGATCCTCAAATCCATCTCCATGTTGCTGGCCTCAAAAAGAAGATTTCAAAAGGTAAAAATTGAGGAACCTGCCTTCGTAAAACACCCCCTGAGGGTTCCCTTGCTTTACATGTTTGTATGGTTCATCTTCCTGCTGGTAGATGTGATTGTTACCAACATGGCTTTGCAGAAGTTGACCCAAAGCGAAATCTTTGTTATCCAACTGGAATCCGTCCTGCTCGGTTTGACGGCTATGGTGATCGGCGGTGCACTGGCAGATAACATTGGAAGACGCAAACTGATCATATTTGCATACTTGTACTTGGGAATTGAGTACTCCTTCGTCTCTCTCTCCTCGGGCGAACTGATAAGATACACTTTTATTGACGGTATCGCTTGGGGAATACTCTCGGCTTTATTCCTCCTTGTTATATGGGGCGATATCGGGTCGATCCGGGCCCGCCCTATCTACGCGGCCTCCGCCCTCACCATAGGCATTGCTTCGATATATTTCAAGAACCTTGTCCCCGCTCTTTGCCTCCATTACGACTTGACACAGGCGTTCCCGCTTACCAGCATTTTCCTCTTCTTATCTGTAGTCATCACTGCCTTCATTCTCCCTGAAACCCTCCCAGAGAAAATCATCCAGTCTAGGGAACTCAGGGACTACATCGAAACAGCCAAAAAGATAAGAGAAAAATTCGCCTGATCTGATTAAAGTAGCTCTATCTTTGCAGCTATAACCCTGAGCATCTCTGTGAACGGATGTTGCGGGTAGTTATACGAGAAGATGGATGCCCTCTTCACCTTCCCGACTTCGCAGTAGCACGGTAATATCCCTATTATTGCCTGTCTGTATTTTTCTTGCAGGGCATTTACGATCTTTGACTTGTCGAGGTCGCTCATCTCGCATCCGCCGATTGCCTTGTTCACCACTATCGCAACCCTCTTCTGAAATACTTCGTACAGCTCGTTTATCATCTTGGTTGTGCCGTATATATCCGAATCGTCGAGCGTCGATACCACTATCGCAACATCAGCAGCTACGACCGCATTGATTGACGAGTACTGTATGCCCGGGCTAGTGTCAGCTATGCAGACATCGAAATTCATCTTTTCAAGAAGATCCTTCCTCATGACAAGGATCCTCTGTAGTGCCTCGGTCTCCCACTTTCGCCCTTTGGATATCATGTCCCTGATTGCCTCGGTAGAAAAGTCAGCAAAGCCCACATACAGCTTGCCCTTGTTCTCGATCTTCTCCGAGCAATCGATGATGCAGTCCTTAACCTCTGCGGTGCCGTTCATTACATCATTCAACCATCTCTTTACGTTCTTGGGCTCAAAGACTATGTGTTGAGTGGGGGCCCTAAAGTCCATGTCCAGTAGGCAAACCTTCTTCCCTTGGAGGGCATAGATGGTCGACAAGTTGGCTGCCAAATAACTCTTGCCCGTTCCTCCCTTGAATGAGTGTATCGTGATGAATTTCTTCATAATCATTCCTCATTGTTAATTGTGAAGTATATCTGGTGCTTCCTCCGCACCTTCTTGACGTAACCCAACCTGACGAGTTGGTTAAGATAGCCGCTCTCAATCGCCCTGGCCCTCTGGGTTATGTCTGCTACTTCATCTGCACGGGCCTCAACGAGCTTTGCGAGCGCCAGCATCGTCTTCCTCAAGTGATCCGGGAGCCTCAACAGAATGCTTATGTCCAAGCCGTCGGCGGGAAGCTCTGATTCCCCTTGTCCATCCTTGACTCTGACCTTCTGAACAAGCTGCTGCTGGAGGGAGAGGATCTGCTCTAGCATGAACTTTATCGAAGAGATCTCCTTTTCAAGCTTTTCCAACACTGGCTGCAGCTCCGCGGGTTGTGTAGTCATCTTACACAGCTCTTAGTATTGCTGTTTAACAGTTAAGCTAATAATGAATATATACTTTTCCTCAGAACAATTGATTTTAATATGTCTTCTTTCCTTACAAGCAGCGAGGGATGTTTGTGAGCAAGATCAAAGTCGTGGTGGCAGGCGTGGGTAACTGCTGTTCAGCCTTGGTTCAAAGCATCCATTATCATGCTGAAAACCCGAAGGGGTTGATGAATTACGATCTGGGCGGCTTCAAACCGTGGGATATTCAGATTGTTGGAGGGATCGATATCGATTCGAGGAAGGTCAGGCGCGACCTTTCGGAGGCAATCTTTGCCGAGCCGAATGTCGCTCCAAGATTCTGCAGTGTCCAACCGACTGGTGTTGTGGTTGCAAAGGGACCAGTTCTGGACGGCGCAGACGGCGTTCTGAAGGATGTGATCAAGGTAGACGATTCCCCTCCCGTCGATGTACTCTCATACCTCGAGGGACTCGACGCGGACATCCTAGTATGCCTACTCCCTACAGGGGCCCAAAAGGCGGTTGAGTTCTATGCTGACGCAGCGCTAAAAGCAGGCTATGCTTTCATCAACTGCACTCCCGCAAAAATTGCCTCAGATAACCGTTGGGCAGAATCCTTTGAAGACAGGGGTCTGCCGCTGGCCGGTGATGACCTTATGAGCCAGATGGGCGGGACCGTCTTTCATATAGGAGTGCTTGACTTTTTGGCAAAAAGGGGCATTGAAGTGACAAAGACATACCAGCTCGACATAGGTGGGACTGTCGAGGCGTATGGCGTGCTCGAGGACTTCAGGCGGGAAGAAAAGCGAAAAATAAAATCTGAAGCGATAAGGCAGGTCCTTCCAGCCGATTCAAAAGTCGCCACAGGCACATCCGACTATGTTGGGTTCATGAGGGACTGCCGCACCGGTTACTTCTATGTGGAGGGAAAGAATTGCCTTGGAAGCGATGTAACAATCGATATTTATCTAAGGACACACGACAGCGCGAACGGGGCCGGTATACTGCTCGATGTGATTAGGGGCGTAAAGATTGCGATCGAGAGGGGAGTCGGGGGGCAGCTTACCAGCGTCTCATCATACGGTTTCAAGAACCCCCCGATTAGATCATCCCTGAATGAATCCATGGAGTGGTTTATGTCTTTTGTAAAAGGCGAGAGGAAGCGGTGAGCAAGGGAAAGCTTATTTATCTGCTTCCCGTTTCCTTTTTTCAGCCCTCCCGTCTGGGAGGTATTAAACAATAAAGTTGGATTGAATGATGTCTGAAATAAAGAAGATAGAAGAATTAAACCCCGCTTCAAGGAGCGTTGACATTCTCGTAAAGGTTCTCGAAATAAGCCCTCCTAGGGAGGTCTCTACTAAGGACGGTTCGCAACACCGGGTCTCCGAGGTCCTCGTGGGCGACCCTACGGGGTGCGTCTTGATGAGCCTCTGGGACAGCGATGTCGAGAAGGTGCAGGTCGGAAAGTCCATATGGGTGAGGAACGGTTACATCTCGCTCTTCAGGGGAAATATGCGTCTAAACACTGGCAGGTATGGTGCAATTGAACCATCTGAGGAAGAGGTTATAGCAAACACTGAAAACAACATATCGAACAGGTCTTATGACCAGAAGATACCAAAGTTCAGGCCACTCTTCCACGACGATTCGCGTAGAGATCGGCGCAGGCGCTGATTTTACAGACCCAAATCCAAACCCTTTTATTCATACTGGAAGAATCCTTTCAACGATAGGGATGCCAATATCGTATCGACCCGCCCCCGACCTCGAGGCCATGGTCCGCGAGGTCGTCAAAAAGGCGGGCATGAACTACATCGACCCGGACAGG
Coding sequences within:
- a CDS encoding polyprenyl synthetase family protein, which encodes MPDVKHAKDPLKTLGAPLVESAINDMLGARIKSVTARRAIRSFSRKWKDYSRAALMVMACKAVGGSPEMVSPAAKALILSGAAFDLHDDIVDNSYVRTEKNRKTTMGLFGREVTLLIGDAFLIEGLSQLYELRETMPYDRVNLVIKTIKDGLYELGSAEVDELRLVRNFNVTANQYLRIVRMKAADVESYTRVGAIIGGGTEDEIDTLGEFGRLLGMLVILRDDINDTFNDKSELVSRVTKESLPLPIIYSLNDKRVLKKLNSLIEDNSAENIQGLLDLVDENKGFERTKALMEDYVSKSKALLSRIKDPKELLSLFNY
- a CDS encoding AAA family ATPase, whose amino-acid sequence is MKKFITIHSFKGGTGKSYLAANLSTIYALQGKKVCLLDMDFRAPTQHIVFEPKNVKRWLNDVMNGTAEVKDCIIDCSEKIENKGKLYVGFADFSTEAIRDMISKGRKWETEALQRILVMRKDLLEKMNFDVCIADTSPGIQYSSINAVVAADVAIVVSTLDDSDIYGTTKMINELYEVFQKRVAIVVNKAIGGCEMSDLDKSKIVNALQEKYRQAIIGILPCYCEVGKVKRASIFSYNYPQHPFTEMLRVIAAKIELL